A single region of the Vibrio cyclitrophicus genome encodes:
- a CDS encoding class I adenylate cyclase has protein sequence MQAYTQTLIQRLDNLNQQRIDRALALMNVQGQRVFNLIPALLHFNNPMMPGYYDQQVPFGIRSFTLNEFQKQFVSDTELTLGGKLTEAAEPAILGLYTMGSTSSIGQSTSSDLDIWVCVSPDMDGASRDSLTNKCLLITDWAETLGVEANFFLMDEERFRSNHSEEMTGDNCGSSQHLLLLDEFYRSAVRLAGQRLLWQIIPPEMEECYDEYVHGLCQDGYLDCSQWIDFGKLNRIPAEEYFGSNLWQLYKSIDSPYKSVLKAILLEAYSWEYPNTQLLSIDTKRRFFADEPDLYGMDSYYLMLEKVTRYLERINDHTRLDLVRRCFYLKTHEKLSRDAGIGSVAWRREALTEMTKSWNWGQETIAELDNRRNWKVEQVKVVHHALLDALMLSYRNLIQFARRNDITSAISPQDISILARKLYAAFEVLPGKVTLLNPQISPDLHEPDLSFIEVRQGQSNKAGWYLYKQPLVAHRILGQPSLEHHEYLSKLVAWSFFNGLITESTRLHSVVRDAHIDIDKFYQMVSDLRNTFSLRKRRPSMQALASPCEISQLAMFINFENDPTSELSGRALKVDLKNADIFSFGEEGKSLVGSVDLVYRNSWHEVRTLHFQGDTAMLDALKTVLGKMHQDALPPESVDVFCYSKNLRGVMRNMVYQLLAECIDLRLKPIEPEKRRRFKAIRLANKMFGLFFERRGVSVQMLENSVDFYRSISTNKLKGSPLLMLDKEQEYQLPEVVDGFASEGLIQFFFEDTDKGFNIYVLDESNQVEVYHQYSGEKDEMIASVNSFYTSVKDESKMSSKLINFNLPQYYQIVHPEEGNSYVVPYRNDATLASRSSKIVNI, from the coding sequence TTGCAGGCTTACACTCAAACTTTGATTCAACGATTAGACAATCTAAATCAGCAGCGCATAGATCGTGCGTTGGCGTTGATGAATGTGCAAGGCCAGCGAGTATTCAACCTTATCCCCGCACTGCTTCACTTCAACAACCCGATGATGCCTGGTTATTATGACCAACAAGTTCCTTTTGGAATTCGTAGCTTCACGCTTAATGAATTCCAAAAGCAATTTGTTTCTGATACCGAATTAACGCTTGGTGGAAAACTTACTGAGGCTGCTGAACCTGCAATCCTTGGTTTGTACACCATGGGTAGCACTTCCTCTATTGGTCAAAGTACTTCAAGTGATCTTGATATCTGGGTGTGTGTGTCCCCGGATATGGATGGCGCATCTCGTGATAGCCTAACCAACAAGTGTTTGCTGATTACCGATTGGGCTGAAACCTTAGGAGTAGAAGCTAACTTCTTCTTGATGGATGAAGAGCGTTTCCGCTCGAACCATTCTGAAGAGATGACAGGCGATAACTGTGGTTCTTCACAGCATTTATTACTGCTTGATGAATTCTATCGCTCTGCGGTTCGTTTGGCTGGTCAACGTTTGTTGTGGCAAATTATTCCGCCAGAAATGGAAGAGTGTTACGACGAGTATGTTCATGGCTTGTGTCAGGATGGTTATCTTGATTGCTCGCAGTGGATCGATTTCGGCAAACTGAATCGTATTCCCGCGGAAGAATACTTTGGTTCAAACTTGTGGCAGCTCTATAAGAGTATCGACTCACCGTATAAATCGGTTTTGAAGGCGATCCTGTTAGAAGCCTATTCATGGGAATACCCAAACACCCAACTGCTGAGTATTGATACCAAGCGTCGCTTCTTTGCGGATGAACCTGATCTGTATGGCATGGATAGCTACTATCTGATGCTTGAGAAGGTAACGCGTTATCTAGAACGCATCAACGACCACACTCGATTGGACTTGGTAAGACGCTGTTTTTATCTTAAGACCCACGAGAAATTGTCACGAGATGCGGGCATTGGTTCTGTTGCATGGCGTCGTGAAGCCTTGACTGAGATGACTAAGTCTTGGAATTGGGGACAGGAAACCATTGCTGAGCTTGATAACCGCCGTAACTGGAAGGTTGAGCAGGTTAAAGTAGTGCATCATGCACTACTTGATGCCTTGATGCTGAGCTACCGTAACCTGATTCAATTTGCGCGTCGCAATGACATCACTTCAGCCATCAGCCCACAAGATATCAGTATCTTGGCACGTAAACTTTACGCTGCGTTTGAGGTCTTGCCTGGTAAAGTGACGCTACTGAACCCGCAAATATCCCCGGATCTGCATGAACCAGACTTGAGCTTCATCGAAGTTCGTCAGGGTCAGTCAAATAAAGCCGGTTGGTACTTGTATAAGCAGCCACTGGTAGCGCATCGTATTCTTGGTCAGCCTTCTCTGGAACACCATGAGTACTTGAGTAAGTTGGTTGCTTGGTCATTCTTTAATGGCTTGATTACTGAGTCGACACGTTTGCATTCTGTGGTTCGTGACGCCCACATTGATATCGATAAGTTCTATCAAATGGTGAGCGATCTGCGTAATACCTTCTCTTTACGTAAGCGCCGCCCAAGTATGCAGGCACTGGCGAGTCCGTGTGAGATCAGCCAGCTGGCGATGTTCATTAACTTTGAAAACGACCCGACTTCTGAATTAAGCGGCCGTGCCTTGAAGGTTGATCTGAAGAATGCAGATATCTTCAGTTTTGGTGAAGAAGGTAAGAGCTTAGTCGGCAGTGTCGATTTGGTTTACCGTAACTCTTGGCATGAAGTACGTACGCTTCATTTCCAAGGTGATACCGCAATGCTGGACGCACTTAAAACGGTTCTTGGCAAAATGCACCAAGATGCGTTACCGCCAGAGTCGGTCGATGTGTTCTGTTACAGCAAAAACCTGCGCGGTGTGATGCGTAACATGGTGTATCAGCTGCTTGCTGAGTGTATCGACTTACGCTTAAAACCAATCGAACCAGAGAAACGCCGTCGCTTTAAGGCTATCCGCCTAGCTAACAAGATGTTTGGTCTGTTCTTCGAGCGCCGTGGTGTGTCGGTACAGATGTTGGAAAACTCGGTCGATTTCTATCGTAGTATCTCAACTAACAAGCTGAAGGGTTCGCCTTTACTGATGCTCGACAAAGAGCAAGAGTATCAATTGCCAGAAGTGGTTGATGGTTTTGCGAGTGAGGGCTTAATTCAGTTCTTCTTCGAAGATACCGACAAAGGTTTCAATATTTATGTATTGGACGAGTCGAATCAGGTTGAGGTGTATCATCAATACAGCGGCGAAAAAGATGAGATGATCGCGAGTGTGAATTCTTTCTACACGTCGGTAAAAGATGAATCGAAGATGTCGTCTAAGTTGATTAACTTTAACTTACCTCAGTACTACCAAATCGTTCATCCTGAAGAGGGTAACTCTTACGTTGTGCCTTATCGTAACGATGCGACGTTAGCTTCTCGGAGTTCAAAGATAGTTAACATCTAG
- the hemC gene encoding hydroxymethylbilane synthase, which produces MTNSAPIRIATRKSPLALWQAYFVRDALQAAHPGLEVELVTMVTKGDIILDTPLAKVGGKGLFVKELEVAMLEGRADLAVHSMKDVPVDFPEGLGLVTICEREDPRDAFVSNTYNNIDELPQGAVVGTCSLRRQCQLLEYRPDLIIKELRGNVGTRLGKLDDGQYDAIVLAAAGLKRLELEERIRSFIEPEQSLPAVGQGAVGIECRLDDERLIKLLEPLNHKDTADRVLCERAMNLTLEGGCQVPIGSYSLLDGDNIWLRALVGEPDGSKMVRGEISGPRKDAEALGVTLANQLLDDGAREILTKLYADQE; this is translated from the coding sequence ATGACAAATTCAGCACCAATCCGTATCGCGACCAGAAAAAGCCCTCTTGCCCTTTGGCAGGCATACTTTGTAAGGGATGCTCTGCAAGCTGCTCACCCTGGTTTAGAGGTAGAGTTGGTAACTATGGTGACCAAAGGTGACATCATCCTCGACACGCCGCTTGCTAAAGTGGGTGGTAAAGGGTTGTTCGTTAAAGAACTTGAAGTAGCAATGCTAGAAGGTCGTGCTGACCTAGCAGTCCACTCTATGAAAGATGTACCTGTCGACTTTCCTGAAGGTTTAGGTCTGGTAACGATTTGTGAGCGTGAAGATCCGCGTGACGCATTCGTATCAAACACTTACAACAACATTGATGAACTCCCACAAGGTGCTGTCGTAGGTACATGCAGCCTGCGTCGCCAATGCCAGCTATTAGAATACCGCCCTGATCTAATAATAAAAGAACTGCGCGGCAACGTTGGTACTCGTCTAGGTAAACTCGATGATGGTCAATATGATGCGATAGTACTCGCTGCTGCTGGCCTTAAGCGCTTAGAGCTAGAAGAGCGTATTCGCAGTTTCATCGAACCAGAACAGTCTCTACCTGCTGTCGGCCAAGGCGCTGTTGGTATTGAATGTCGTCTAGATGATGAACGTCTAATCAAGCTTCTTGAGCCGCTGAATCACAAAGACACAGCTGATCGCGTACTTTGCGAGCGTGCTATGAACCTTACTCTGGAAGGTGGTTGCCAGGTGCCTATCGGTAGCTATTCACTATTAGATGGCGACAACATCTGGCTACGTGCATTAGTTGGTGAACCGGACGGCTCTAAGATGGTTCGTGGTGAGATATCTGGTCCTCGTAAAGACGCAGAAGCGCTTGGCGTGACTCTGGCAAATCAATTGCTGGACGATGGTGCTAGAGAAATCTTAACTAAGCTTTACGCTGACCAAGAATAA
- a CDS encoding uroporphyrinogen-III synthase produces MTVLVTRPGSEGQSLCQQLADEGIQAIHHPLIRIVDNPNSADLSTKLNNSDIIIAVSHHAVTAAQNILSKTSSIWPISPLYLGVGQKTAHVLSKACKQKVNYPQVSDSEHLLKLTELNGVENKSILILRGNGGRELIRDSLLNRGAQVSYCETYRREYIPISDHNTYQTWINKKTSKVIITSQEQLEYLCSITPDEYLAWLSTRHLFVPSQRIVERAQQLGFSNVTNTHSATNQILLAALRP; encoded by the coding sequence ATGACAGTGTTGGTGACTCGTCCCGGTTCAGAGGGACAATCGCTTTGCCAACAACTAGCGGATGAAGGGATTCAAGCAATCCATCATCCGCTGATTCGTATCGTTGATAATCCAAACTCTGCGGATTTAAGCACCAAGCTTAATAACAGCGATATCATTATTGCAGTCAGTCACCACGCCGTGACCGCTGCTCAAAACATCCTTTCAAAAACTTCATCCATTTGGCCAATTTCGCCGCTTTATCTTGGCGTTGGTCAAAAAACTGCGCACGTTTTAAGCAAAGCCTGTAAACAAAAAGTAAACTATCCTCAAGTGAGTGATAGTGAACATCTTCTTAAGCTTACTGAACTTAATGGCGTAGAAAATAAGTCCATTTTGATACTACGTGGTAATGGTGGGCGAGAGCTCATTAGAGATTCTCTACTCAATCGAGGTGCACAAGTCTCTTATTGTGAGACTTACCGTAGAGAATATATTCCTATTAGCGACCACAATACCTATCAAACATGGATAAACAAAAAAACGTCCAAAGTTATCATCACTAGTCAGGAACAATTGGAGTATCTTTGCTCAATTACCCCTGATGAGTATTTGGCTTGGCTTTCAACAAGACATCTATTTGTCCCAAGCCAGCGCATTGTAGAACGAGCACAACAACTCGGTTTCTCAAACGTGACCAATACTCACAGTGCTACGAACCAAATATTACTGGCTGCTCTCCGGCCCTAG
- a CDS encoding uroporphyrinogen-III C-methyltransferase produces MTSKKNNEHIEPEKKQETQPVVVENEKAESEETKQPEDKLDGSMSNTAKNEQPQTEHKEQIEKAEKQGKRGVKLGAIAIAISIIFSGGIAFQMQQKSAEYSAQIAALQAQLQNTQSAVNKDLQAIKQETIQEASHAVEKTQVVQSQQQKSIQSLQLAVADVKGRRPNDWLLAEADYLVKLAGRKLFLEHDAVSATKLMESADQRIAALNDPSLVSLRQSMTNDITKLRTIPLIDRDGLVLRITSLQQQVDTLPLANAILPETAVVEKKAVSQDINDWQNNLMASMKDFSENFITFRSRDGEVIPLLSPEQHFYLRENIKGKLETAIRAVYKEQGELYSAALNTASEWSKAYLNQDNNSVIEFEKAIKQLSEQNISVKYPVKLESQNDLSDVIRERLRREVTVMTTEEK; encoded by the coding sequence ATGACAAGCAAAAAAAATAATGAGCATATTGAACCTGAAAAGAAACAAGAGACTCAGCCAGTAGTTGTTGAAAACGAAAAAGCTGAATCTGAAGAGACAAAACAGCCAGAAGATAAGCTTGATGGCTCAATGTCAAATACAGCTAAAAATGAGCAGCCTCAAACTGAGCATAAAGAGCAAATAGAAAAAGCAGAAAAGCAAGGTAAGCGCGGTGTCAAACTAGGCGCTATTGCGATCGCTATTTCTATTATCTTCAGTGGCGGTATCGCATTTCAAATGCAGCAAAAGAGTGCTGAGTATTCGGCTCAAATCGCTGCTCTTCAAGCACAGCTTCAAAATACCCAATCTGCAGTAAATAAAGATCTACAAGCCATCAAGCAAGAGACTATACAAGAAGCTTCACACGCGGTGGAGAAAACTCAGGTCGTACAGTCTCAACAGCAGAAGAGCATTCAAAGCCTGCAGTTAGCAGTGGCTGATGTTAAAGGTCGCCGCCCGAATGACTGGTTACTTGCCGAAGCCGATTACCTTGTGAAACTAGCAGGACGTAAACTGTTCCTAGAGCATGATGCCGTTAGCGCAACCAAGTTAATGGAAAGTGCCGATCAACGTATCGCAGCACTGAATGACCCTAGCTTAGTGTCACTGCGTCAATCAATGACCAATGACATTACTAAGCTTCGCACTATTCCTCTGATCGACCGTGACGGCTTAGTTCTACGCATCACAAGTCTGCAACAGCAAGTCGATACACTACCACTTGCCAATGCGATTCTTCCAGAAACTGCGGTTGTTGAGAAGAAAGCGGTATCGCAAGATATTAATGATTGGCAGAACAACCTGATGGCGTCGATGAAAGACTTCTCAGAAAACTTCATTACCTTCCGCAGTCGTGATGGCGAAGTTATCCCGCTACTGTCACCAGAACAGCACTTCTACCTGCGTGAAAACATCAAAGGTAAATTAGAAACCGCGATTCGCGCCGTCTACAAAGAACAAGGTGAACTGTATAGCGCAGCTCTTAATACCGCGAGTGAATGGTCGAAAGCGTACCTAAACCAAGATAACAACTCAGTGATTGAGTTTGAGAAGGCAATTAAGCAGCTGAGCGAGCAGAATATTTCTGTGAAATACCCTGTGAAACTTGAGTCTCAAAATGACTTGTCAGATGTAATACGTGAGCGCCTACGTCGTGAAGTCACTGTTATGACTACGGAGGAAAAATAA
- a CDS encoding heme biosynthesis protein HemY: MIRWIFLFLVLGAGLIVGTQFSGQQGYVLISIANKTIEMSVTTLIIFVIALLAALFGLEYLFKKLMYASSTTWNWFSVRKLKRSRRYTNEGIIKLLEGDWKGAEKKVTRWANHHDMPLLCYLVASQAAHEQGNTRERDKYIELASQQDDSLLAVELTKAKQQISESNYEAAFDTLSTLKGTYPNNTAVLGLLKATYLQLKLWQPLLELTPKLVKNKLLTADEQRELEQKAQCGLLHDVAQQQGSEGLISHWNKLSRKQKQNSHLVSCFVKQLIARKADSEAFTVIKENIAKSGSNELYMLLPELNLADHHPVVVMLERAISKDSGNAEAHSALAQFYLREQKWAEAQSHFEKALALRSNVSDYGYLSDALEKQNLTKAAHEVSRKALALVQPA; this comes from the coding sequence ATGATTCGTTGGATTTTTCTTTTTCTCGTTCTAGGTGCAGGGTTAATTGTTGGGACTCAGTTCTCTGGTCAACAAGGCTACGTTCTGATCTCAATTGCGAATAAGACCATTGAGATGAGCGTGACAACACTGATTATCTTTGTCATTGCTCTTCTAGCGGCTCTATTCGGCTTAGAGTACCTGTTTAAAAAGCTTATGTACGCAAGCTCGACAACTTGGAACTGGTTCAGTGTTCGTAAACTGAAACGCTCTCGTCGTTATACCAATGAAGGCATCATCAAGCTTCTTGAAGGTGACTGGAAAGGCGCTGAGAAGAAAGTAACTCGTTGGGCTAACCATCACGACATGCCTCTACTTTGTTATTTAGTCGCTTCTCAAGCGGCACACGAACAAGGTAATACACGTGAGCGTGATAAGTACATCGAGCTTGCAAGCCAACAGGACGACTCTCTACTGGCGGTTGAGCTAACTAAAGCTAAACAGCAAATCAGTGAGTCAAACTACGAAGCTGCATTCGATACACTTTCTACCTTAAAAGGCACATACCCTAATAACACTGCTGTACTTGGTCTATTAAAAGCCACCTACCTGCAACTGAAGTTATGGCAGCCATTGCTAGAGTTAACGCCTAAATTAGTAAAAAACAAGCTTCTAACAGCTGATGAACAGCGTGAATTAGAGCAGAAAGCACAATGTGGGTTACTTCATGATGTGGCTCAACAACAAGGTAGCGAAGGTTTAATCAGCCATTGGAACAAGCTTTCAAGAAAGCAGAAACAAAATTCCCATCTTGTATCCTGCTTTGTGAAGCAGCTTATCGCTCGTAAAGCTGACTCAGAAGCATTCACAGTGATCAAAGAGAACATTGCGAAGAGTGGTTCAAATGAACTCTACATGTTGCTTCCAGAGTTGAATCTAGCCGATCATCACCCAGTAGTGGTCATGTTAGAACGTGCAATCAGTAAAGACAGTGGTAATGCAGAAGCACACAGCGCGCTGGCTCAATTCTACCTGAGAGAGCAGAAGTGGGCAGAAGCACAAAGCCACTTCGAAAAAGCCCTAGCACTTCGCTCAAACGTATCAGATTACGGATACCTGTCTGATGCACTAGAAAAGCAGAACCTAACGAAAGCAGCTCACGAAGTTTCTCGTAAGGCGCTCGCTCTAGTTCAACCCGCTTAA